From a single Balearica regulorum gibbericeps isolate bBalReg1 chromosome 11, bBalReg1.pri, whole genome shotgun sequence genomic region:
- the STARD8 gene encoding stAR-related lipid transfer protein 8 isoform X1 has translation MGSRRAGAGAGSPPRWGSGRSLGLRLRRAATPCGWGRRGRAEIEAKKACDWLRAAGFPQYAQLYEDSLFPLDIGAVKKDHSFLDQDSLKSLCRRLMTLNTCASMKLEVHFQRKQNEDSEEEDLCAISDRWAFQRDSKRWSRVGSVDVLSQGSEVLSSSMRLASSRESVLTDLSTNPEALSLHSTGSTGSTGGTLGVGAALPGSPSPTGAAAVAASSRSLSERSLPEQSSSHDEGSKEKPKKRRSRSFLKRIESLRRKDKEKADPEEKVAPHSSVTAPSGWGSLKANGDLAATKANSSKRGISASFHGKKHFFSVSYRTNRLLGSGGSKVSSDLKRSGVYLEDYETAATASGDWAAAECQHRPAHRGDCLVYIPQDHKPGTFPKSLSIESLCPLGGTSLTHWKSGNAPAGRAGGGGGGSTSSVEGSSSPRGFACRRRRGSCSSLGSRVSVYDNVPEFGSSEDFCKEDGEVTYENLDDILQHMWGLQQKVELWYKAISPDLAGEEGGEEEEEEEESDSGGEPSNLHFEERSMSDVGTSASDFDSTGNSLNEAEEIEMRERRDSGVGASLTRPCRKLRWHSFQNSHRPSLNSASLEINRQSSAQLNLLQKCSLLRLTAIMEKYSVPHKQAWTWTVPKFMKRSKVPDYRDKQVFGVPPIINVQRTGQPLPQSIQQAMRYIRSQCLDQVGIFRKSGVKSRIQALRHMNETSPDNVNYDGQSAYDVADLLKQYFRDLPEPIFTSKLTETFLQIYQFVSKEQRLQAVQAAVILMPDENREVLQTLLYFLSDIASAEENQMTAGNLAVCLAPSIFHLNVSKKESTSPRAIHKRGTMGKPDQKDLNENMAATQGLSHMITDCKKLFQVSHDILLQLSSSYMAADAYPHPLADFVCQGESKDLHSYFEQSVQNLLKESSEKFKGWLSTPGPLNTELSCKKVGDGHPLRLWKVSTEVEAPPATVLHRVLRERHLWDEDLLQSKVVEALDKNMEVYHYVTDSMAPHPRRDCVVLRRWHTDLPRGACLLISISVEHDKLPAEGGVKAVVLTSQYLIEPSAMGRSKVTHICRADLRGRSPEWYNKVFGHLCAMELARIRDSFPSLTPNGPETKI, from the exons ACTCGTTGTTCCCTCTCGACATCGGCGCTGTGAAGAAGGACCACAGCTTCCTGGACCAGGACTCCCTCAAATCCCTGTGCAG GAGGCTGATGACCCTGAACACATGCGCCTCCATGAAGCTGGAAGTCCACTTTCAGCGTAAACAG AATGAAGACTCCGAGGAGGAAGACCTGTGCGCCATCAGCGACCGGTGGGCTTTTCAGAGGGACAGCAAGAGGTGGTCGCGGGTGGGGTCCGTCGATGTCCTCTCCCAGGGCTCTGAGGTCCTGAGCTCCAGCATGCGGCTGGCCTCCAGCCGTGAGAGCGTCCTCACGGACCTCAGCACCAACCCGGAGGCCTTGTCCCTGCACAGCACCGGCAGCACCGGCAGCACGGGCGGCACGCTGGGCGTCGGGGCTGCGTTGCCTGGCTCCCCGTCCCCCACCGGTGCCGCCGCCGTTGCCGCCTCCAGCCGCAGCTTGAGCGAGCGCTCCTTGCCGGAGCAGTCCTCCAGCCACGACGAGGGCTCCAAGGAGAAGCCGAAGAAGCGGCGGTCTCGCAGCTTTCTGAAGAGGATCGAGTCCCTCCGAAGGAAGGACAAAGAGAAAGCAGACCCAGAGGAGAAGGTGGCCCCGCACAGCAGCGTCACGGCCCCGTCAGGATGGGGCTCCCTGAAGGCTAACGGGGACCTGGCAGCCACCAAGGCCAACTCCTCTAAGAGAGGGATATCTGCCTCTTTCCATGGCAAAAAACACTTCTTCTCGGTATCGTACAGGACTAACCGCTTGCTAGGCTCAGGTGGGAGCAAGGTGAGCTCTGACTTGAAACGCAGCGGAGTCTACCTGGAGGACTACGAAACGGCTGCGACAGCCAGCGGCGACTGGGCTGCTGCGGAGTGCCAGCACCGGCCGGCGCACCGGGGGGATTGCTTGGTCTACATCCCCCAGGACCACAAGCCGGGCACCTTCCCCAAATCCCTCTCCATCGAGAGCCTGTGTCCCTTGGGCGGCACCTCCCTGACCCACTGGAAATCGGGGAACGCGCCCgccgggcgggcgggaggcggcgggggtGGCAGCACCAGCAGCGTGGAGGGCTCATCCTCCCCGCGGGGCTTCGCctgccgccgccggcggggctcctgcagctccctgggcagccGGGTCAGCGTGTACGACAACGTGCCGGAGTTCGGCAGCAGCGAGGATTTCTGCAAGGAGGACGGGGAGGTGACCTACGAGAACCTCGACGACATACTGCAGCACAtgtgggggctgcagcagaaggTGGAGCTCTGGTATAAAGCCATCTCCCCCGacctggctggggaggaagggggcgaggaggaggaagaggaggaagagtcGGACTCAGGAGGGGAACCCTCCAACCTGCACTTCGAAGAGCGGTCCATGTCGGATGTCGGCACCTCTGCCAGCGACTTTGACAGCACGGGTAACTCCCTCAACGAGGCGGAAGAGATCGAGATGCGGGAGCGCCGGGACTCGGGCGTGGGAGCGTCGCTCACCCGGCCCTGCAG AAAGCTGCGTTGGCACAGTTTCCAGAACTCGCACCGGCCCAGCCTGAACTCTGCCTCTCTGGAGATCAACCGCCAGTCCTCTGCCCAGCTCAACCTGCTCCAGAAGTGCTCCCTGCTCCGTCTCACAGCCATCATGGAGAAGTACTCCGTGCCCCACAAGCAAGCCTGGACGTG GACTGTGCCCAAGTTCATGAAGCGGAGTAAAGTCCCCGACTACCGGGACAAGCAGGTCTTTGGGGTGCCGCCCATCATCAACGTGCAGCGGacggggcagcccctgccccagagcATCCAGCAGGCAATGCGCTACATCCGCAGCCAGTGCCTGGACCAG GTTGGCATTTTCCGAAAGTCGGGGGTGAAGTCCCGGATTCAGGCGCTCCGGCACATGAACGAAACCAGCCCCGACAACGTGAACTACGACGGGCAGTCGGCGTACGACGTGGCTGACCTGCTGAAGCAGTATTTTCGTGACCTGCCAGAGCCCATCTTCACCAGCAAGCTGACGGAGACCTTCCTGCAGATCTACCAGT TCGTGTCGAAGGAGCAGCGGCTGCAGGCGGTGCAGGCAGCCGTTATCCTCATGCCGGACGAGAACCGGGAGGTGCTGCAGACCCTGCTCTACTTCCTGAGCGACATCGCCTCCGCCGAGGAGAACCAGATGACGGCCGGGAACCTGGCCGTGTGCCTGGCCCCCTCCATCTTCCACCTCAATGTGTCCAAGAAGGAAAGCACCTCACCGAG GGCAATACATAAGAGGGGCACCATGGGGAAGCCTGACCAGAAGGACCTCAACGAGAACATGGCTGCGACGCAGGGGCTCTCCCACATGATCACCGACTGCAAGAAGCTCTTCCAG GTCTCCCACGACATCTTGCTCCAGCTGAGCAGCTCATACATGGCAGCAGATGCTTACCCCCATCCCCTGGCTGACTTCGTGTGTCAGGGGGAAAGCAAGGATTTACACTCCTACTTCGAGCAGAGTGTGCAGAACCTGCTCAAAGAGTCATCAGAGAAATTCAAGGGGTGGCTGAGCACCCCGGGGCCCCTGAATACGGAGCTCTCCTGCAAAAAG GTTGGGGACGGGCACCCTCTGCGCTTGTGGAAGGTCTCCACGGAGGTCGAGGCCCCTCCTGCCACGGTGCTGCACAGGGTGCTTCGGGAGCGTCACCTCTGGGACGAGGacctgctgcagagcaaagTGGTGGAGGCCCTGGACAAGAACATGGAGGTCTACCACTACGTCACAGACAGCATGGCACCCCACCCGCGCAGGGACTGCGTGGTGCTCCg GCGCTGGCACACGGACCTGCCACGGGGAGCCTGCCTGCTCATCTCCATCTCGGTGGAGCACGACAAGCTGCCGGCGGAGGGAGGTGTCAAAGCCGTCGTGCTGACGTCCCAGTACCTCATCGAGCCCAGCGCCATGGGCCGCTCCAAAGTGACCCACATCTGCAGAGCTGACCTCAG gggCCGGTCTCCCGAGTGGTACAACAAGGTCTTTGGCCATCTCTGCGCCATGGAGCTGGCGAGGATCCGAGACTCTTTCCCATCCCTGACTCCCAACGGCCCCGAGACGAAGATCTGA
- the STARD8 gene encoding stAR-related lipid transfer protein 8 isoform X4 gives MLSEIEAKKACDWLRAAGFPQYAQLYEDSLFPLDIGAVKKDHSFLDQDSLKSLCRRLMTLNTCASMKLEVHFQRKQNEDSEEEDLCAISDRWAFQRDSKRWSRVGSVDVLSQGSEVLSSSMRLASSRESVLTDLSTNPEALSLHSTGSTGSTGGTLGVGAALPGSPSPTGAAAVAASSRSLSERSLPEQSSSHDEGSKEKPKKRRSRSFLKRIESLRRKDKEKADPEEKVAPHSSVTAPSGWGSLKANGDLAATKANSSKRGISASFHGKKHFFSVSYRTNRLLGSGGSKVSSDLKRSGVYLEDYETAATASGDWAAAECQHRPAHRGDCLVYIPQDHKPGTFPKSLSIESLCPLGGTSLTHWKSGNAPAGRAGGGGGGSTSSVEGSSSPRGFACRRRRGSCSSLGSRVSVYDNVPEFGSSEDFCKEDGEVTYENLDDILQHMWGLQQKVELWYKAISPDLAGEEGGEEEEEEEESDSGGEPSNLHFEERSMSDVGTSASDFDSTGNSLNEAEEIEMRERRDSGVGASLTRPCRKLRWHSFQNSHRPSLNSASLEINRQSSAQLNLLQKCSLLRLTAIMEKYSVPHKQAWTWTVPKFMKRSKVPDYRDKQVFGVPPIINVQRTGQPLPQSIQQAMRYIRSQCLDQVGIFRKSGVKSRIQALRHMNETSPDNVNYDGQSAYDVADLLKQYFRDLPEPIFTSKLTETFLQIYQFVSKEQRLQAVQAAVILMPDENREVLQTLLYFLSDIASAEENQMTAGNLAVCLAPSIFHLNVSKKESTSPRAIHKRGTMGKPDQKDLNENMAATQGLSHMITDCKKLFQVSHDILLQLSSSYMAADAYPHPLADFVCQGESKDLHSYFEQSVQNLLKESSEKFKGWLSTPGPLNTELSCKKVGDGHPLRLWKVSTEVEAPPATVLHRVLRERHLWDEDLLQSKVVEALDKNMEVYHYVTDSMAPHPRRDCVVLRRWHTDLPRGACLLISISVEHDKLPAEGGVKAVVLTSQYLIEPSAMGRSKVTHICRADLRGRSPEWYNKVFGHLCAMELARIRDSFPSLTPNGPETKI, from the exons ACTCGTTGTTCCCTCTCGACATCGGCGCTGTGAAGAAGGACCACAGCTTCCTGGACCAGGACTCCCTCAAATCCCTGTGCAG GAGGCTGATGACCCTGAACACATGCGCCTCCATGAAGCTGGAAGTCCACTTTCAGCGTAAACAG AATGAAGACTCCGAGGAGGAAGACCTGTGCGCCATCAGCGACCGGTGGGCTTTTCAGAGGGACAGCAAGAGGTGGTCGCGGGTGGGGTCCGTCGATGTCCTCTCCCAGGGCTCTGAGGTCCTGAGCTCCAGCATGCGGCTGGCCTCCAGCCGTGAGAGCGTCCTCACGGACCTCAGCACCAACCCGGAGGCCTTGTCCCTGCACAGCACCGGCAGCACCGGCAGCACGGGCGGCACGCTGGGCGTCGGGGCTGCGTTGCCTGGCTCCCCGTCCCCCACCGGTGCCGCCGCCGTTGCCGCCTCCAGCCGCAGCTTGAGCGAGCGCTCCTTGCCGGAGCAGTCCTCCAGCCACGACGAGGGCTCCAAGGAGAAGCCGAAGAAGCGGCGGTCTCGCAGCTTTCTGAAGAGGATCGAGTCCCTCCGAAGGAAGGACAAAGAGAAAGCAGACCCAGAGGAGAAGGTGGCCCCGCACAGCAGCGTCACGGCCCCGTCAGGATGGGGCTCCCTGAAGGCTAACGGGGACCTGGCAGCCACCAAGGCCAACTCCTCTAAGAGAGGGATATCTGCCTCTTTCCATGGCAAAAAACACTTCTTCTCGGTATCGTACAGGACTAACCGCTTGCTAGGCTCAGGTGGGAGCAAGGTGAGCTCTGACTTGAAACGCAGCGGAGTCTACCTGGAGGACTACGAAACGGCTGCGACAGCCAGCGGCGACTGGGCTGCTGCGGAGTGCCAGCACCGGCCGGCGCACCGGGGGGATTGCTTGGTCTACATCCCCCAGGACCACAAGCCGGGCACCTTCCCCAAATCCCTCTCCATCGAGAGCCTGTGTCCCTTGGGCGGCACCTCCCTGACCCACTGGAAATCGGGGAACGCGCCCgccgggcgggcgggaggcggcgggggtGGCAGCACCAGCAGCGTGGAGGGCTCATCCTCCCCGCGGGGCTTCGCctgccgccgccggcggggctcctgcagctccctgggcagccGGGTCAGCGTGTACGACAACGTGCCGGAGTTCGGCAGCAGCGAGGATTTCTGCAAGGAGGACGGGGAGGTGACCTACGAGAACCTCGACGACATACTGCAGCACAtgtgggggctgcagcagaaggTGGAGCTCTGGTATAAAGCCATCTCCCCCGacctggctggggaggaagggggcgaggaggaggaagaggaggaagagtcGGACTCAGGAGGGGAACCCTCCAACCTGCACTTCGAAGAGCGGTCCATGTCGGATGTCGGCACCTCTGCCAGCGACTTTGACAGCACGGGTAACTCCCTCAACGAGGCGGAAGAGATCGAGATGCGGGAGCGCCGGGACTCGGGCGTGGGAGCGTCGCTCACCCGGCCCTGCAG AAAGCTGCGTTGGCACAGTTTCCAGAACTCGCACCGGCCCAGCCTGAACTCTGCCTCTCTGGAGATCAACCGCCAGTCCTCTGCCCAGCTCAACCTGCTCCAGAAGTGCTCCCTGCTCCGTCTCACAGCCATCATGGAGAAGTACTCCGTGCCCCACAAGCAAGCCTGGACGTG GACTGTGCCCAAGTTCATGAAGCGGAGTAAAGTCCCCGACTACCGGGACAAGCAGGTCTTTGGGGTGCCGCCCATCATCAACGTGCAGCGGacggggcagcccctgccccagagcATCCAGCAGGCAATGCGCTACATCCGCAGCCAGTGCCTGGACCAG GTTGGCATTTTCCGAAAGTCGGGGGTGAAGTCCCGGATTCAGGCGCTCCGGCACATGAACGAAACCAGCCCCGACAACGTGAACTACGACGGGCAGTCGGCGTACGACGTGGCTGACCTGCTGAAGCAGTATTTTCGTGACCTGCCAGAGCCCATCTTCACCAGCAAGCTGACGGAGACCTTCCTGCAGATCTACCAGT TCGTGTCGAAGGAGCAGCGGCTGCAGGCGGTGCAGGCAGCCGTTATCCTCATGCCGGACGAGAACCGGGAGGTGCTGCAGACCCTGCTCTACTTCCTGAGCGACATCGCCTCCGCCGAGGAGAACCAGATGACGGCCGGGAACCTGGCCGTGTGCCTGGCCCCCTCCATCTTCCACCTCAATGTGTCCAAGAAGGAAAGCACCTCACCGAG GGCAATACATAAGAGGGGCACCATGGGGAAGCCTGACCAGAAGGACCTCAACGAGAACATGGCTGCGACGCAGGGGCTCTCCCACATGATCACCGACTGCAAGAAGCTCTTCCAG GTCTCCCACGACATCTTGCTCCAGCTGAGCAGCTCATACATGGCAGCAGATGCTTACCCCCATCCCCTGGCTGACTTCGTGTGTCAGGGGGAAAGCAAGGATTTACACTCCTACTTCGAGCAGAGTGTGCAGAACCTGCTCAAAGAGTCATCAGAGAAATTCAAGGGGTGGCTGAGCACCCCGGGGCCCCTGAATACGGAGCTCTCCTGCAAAAAG GTTGGGGACGGGCACCCTCTGCGCTTGTGGAAGGTCTCCACGGAGGTCGAGGCCCCTCCTGCCACGGTGCTGCACAGGGTGCTTCGGGAGCGTCACCTCTGGGACGAGGacctgctgcagagcaaagTGGTGGAGGCCCTGGACAAGAACATGGAGGTCTACCACTACGTCACAGACAGCATGGCACCCCACCCGCGCAGGGACTGCGTGGTGCTCCg GCGCTGGCACACGGACCTGCCACGGGGAGCCTGCCTGCTCATCTCCATCTCGGTGGAGCACGACAAGCTGCCGGCGGAGGGAGGTGTCAAAGCCGTCGTGCTGACGTCCCAGTACCTCATCGAGCCCAGCGCCATGGGCCGCTCCAAAGTGACCCACATCTGCAGAGCTGACCTCAG gggCCGGTCTCCCGAGTGGTACAACAAGGTCTTTGGCCATCTCTGCGCCATGGAGCTGGCGAGGATCCGAGACTCTTTCCCATCCCTGACTCCCAACGGCCCCGAGACGAAGATCTGA
- the STARD8 gene encoding stAR-related lipid transfer protein 8 isoform X3: MLFYRFSPAAVREIEAKKACDWLRAAGFPQYAQLYEDSLFPLDIGAVKKDHSFLDQDSLKSLCRRLMTLNTCASMKLEVHFQRKQNEDSEEEDLCAISDRWAFQRDSKRWSRVGSVDVLSQGSEVLSSSMRLASSRESVLTDLSTNPEALSLHSTGSTGSTGGTLGVGAALPGSPSPTGAAAVAASSRSLSERSLPEQSSSHDEGSKEKPKKRRSRSFLKRIESLRRKDKEKADPEEKVAPHSSVTAPSGWGSLKANGDLAATKANSSKRGISASFHGKKHFFSVSYRTNRLLGSGGSKVSSDLKRSGVYLEDYETAATASGDWAAAECQHRPAHRGDCLVYIPQDHKPGTFPKSLSIESLCPLGGTSLTHWKSGNAPAGRAGGGGGGSTSSVEGSSSPRGFACRRRRGSCSSLGSRVSVYDNVPEFGSSEDFCKEDGEVTYENLDDILQHMWGLQQKVELWYKAISPDLAGEEGGEEEEEEEESDSGGEPSNLHFEERSMSDVGTSASDFDSTGNSLNEAEEIEMRERRDSGVGASLTRPCRKLRWHSFQNSHRPSLNSASLEINRQSSAQLNLLQKCSLLRLTAIMEKYSVPHKQAWTWTVPKFMKRSKVPDYRDKQVFGVPPIINVQRTGQPLPQSIQQAMRYIRSQCLDQVGIFRKSGVKSRIQALRHMNETSPDNVNYDGQSAYDVADLLKQYFRDLPEPIFTSKLTETFLQIYQFVSKEQRLQAVQAAVILMPDENREVLQTLLYFLSDIASAEENQMTAGNLAVCLAPSIFHLNVSKKESTSPRAIHKRGTMGKPDQKDLNENMAATQGLSHMITDCKKLFQVSHDILLQLSSSYMAADAYPHPLADFVCQGESKDLHSYFEQSVQNLLKESSEKFKGWLSTPGPLNTELSCKKVGDGHPLRLWKVSTEVEAPPATVLHRVLRERHLWDEDLLQSKVVEALDKNMEVYHYVTDSMAPHPRRDCVVLRRWHTDLPRGACLLISISVEHDKLPAEGGVKAVVLTSQYLIEPSAMGRSKVTHICRADLRGRSPEWYNKVFGHLCAMELARIRDSFPSLTPNGPETKI, from the exons ACTCGTTGTTCCCTCTCGACATCGGCGCTGTGAAGAAGGACCACAGCTTCCTGGACCAGGACTCCCTCAAATCCCTGTGCAG GAGGCTGATGACCCTGAACACATGCGCCTCCATGAAGCTGGAAGTCCACTTTCAGCGTAAACAG AATGAAGACTCCGAGGAGGAAGACCTGTGCGCCATCAGCGACCGGTGGGCTTTTCAGAGGGACAGCAAGAGGTGGTCGCGGGTGGGGTCCGTCGATGTCCTCTCCCAGGGCTCTGAGGTCCTGAGCTCCAGCATGCGGCTGGCCTCCAGCCGTGAGAGCGTCCTCACGGACCTCAGCACCAACCCGGAGGCCTTGTCCCTGCACAGCACCGGCAGCACCGGCAGCACGGGCGGCACGCTGGGCGTCGGGGCTGCGTTGCCTGGCTCCCCGTCCCCCACCGGTGCCGCCGCCGTTGCCGCCTCCAGCCGCAGCTTGAGCGAGCGCTCCTTGCCGGAGCAGTCCTCCAGCCACGACGAGGGCTCCAAGGAGAAGCCGAAGAAGCGGCGGTCTCGCAGCTTTCTGAAGAGGATCGAGTCCCTCCGAAGGAAGGACAAAGAGAAAGCAGACCCAGAGGAGAAGGTGGCCCCGCACAGCAGCGTCACGGCCCCGTCAGGATGGGGCTCCCTGAAGGCTAACGGGGACCTGGCAGCCACCAAGGCCAACTCCTCTAAGAGAGGGATATCTGCCTCTTTCCATGGCAAAAAACACTTCTTCTCGGTATCGTACAGGACTAACCGCTTGCTAGGCTCAGGTGGGAGCAAGGTGAGCTCTGACTTGAAACGCAGCGGAGTCTACCTGGAGGACTACGAAACGGCTGCGACAGCCAGCGGCGACTGGGCTGCTGCGGAGTGCCAGCACCGGCCGGCGCACCGGGGGGATTGCTTGGTCTACATCCCCCAGGACCACAAGCCGGGCACCTTCCCCAAATCCCTCTCCATCGAGAGCCTGTGTCCCTTGGGCGGCACCTCCCTGACCCACTGGAAATCGGGGAACGCGCCCgccgggcgggcgggaggcggcgggggtGGCAGCACCAGCAGCGTGGAGGGCTCATCCTCCCCGCGGGGCTTCGCctgccgccgccggcggggctcctgcagctccctgggcagccGGGTCAGCGTGTACGACAACGTGCCGGAGTTCGGCAGCAGCGAGGATTTCTGCAAGGAGGACGGGGAGGTGACCTACGAGAACCTCGACGACATACTGCAGCACAtgtgggggctgcagcagaaggTGGAGCTCTGGTATAAAGCCATCTCCCCCGacctggctggggaggaagggggcgaggaggaggaagaggaggaagagtcGGACTCAGGAGGGGAACCCTCCAACCTGCACTTCGAAGAGCGGTCCATGTCGGATGTCGGCACCTCTGCCAGCGACTTTGACAGCACGGGTAACTCCCTCAACGAGGCGGAAGAGATCGAGATGCGGGAGCGCCGGGACTCGGGCGTGGGAGCGTCGCTCACCCGGCCCTGCAG AAAGCTGCGTTGGCACAGTTTCCAGAACTCGCACCGGCCCAGCCTGAACTCTGCCTCTCTGGAGATCAACCGCCAGTCCTCTGCCCAGCTCAACCTGCTCCAGAAGTGCTCCCTGCTCCGTCTCACAGCCATCATGGAGAAGTACTCCGTGCCCCACAAGCAAGCCTGGACGTG GACTGTGCCCAAGTTCATGAAGCGGAGTAAAGTCCCCGACTACCGGGACAAGCAGGTCTTTGGGGTGCCGCCCATCATCAACGTGCAGCGGacggggcagcccctgccccagagcATCCAGCAGGCAATGCGCTACATCCGCAGCCAGTGCCTGGACCAG GTTGGCATTTTCCGAAAGTCGGGGGTGAAGTCCCGGATTCAGGCGCTCCGGCACATGAACGAAACCAGCCCCGACAACGTGAACTACGACGGGCAGTCGGCGTACGACGTGGCTGACCTGCTGAAGCAGTATTTTCGTGACCTGCCAGAGCCCATCTTCACCAGCAAGCTGACGGAGACCTTCCTGCAGATCTACCAGT TCGTGTCGAAGGAGCAGCGGCTGCAGGCGGTGCAGGCAGCCGTTATCCTCATGCCGGACGAGAACCGGGAGGTGCTGCAGACCCTGCTCTACTTCCTGAGCGACATCGCCTCCGCCGAGGAGAACCAGATGACGGCCGGGAACCTGGCCGTGTGCCTGGCCCCCTCCATCTTCCACCTCAATGTGTCCAAGAAGGAAAGCACCTCACCGAG GGCAATACATAAGAGGGGCACCATGGGGAAGCCTGACCAGAAGGACCTCAACGAGAACATGGCTGCGACGCAGGGGCTCTCCCACATGATCACCGACTGCAAGAAGCTCTTCCAG GTCTCCCACGACATCTTGCTCCAGCTGAGCAGCTCATACATGGCAGCAGATGCTTACCCCCATCCCCTGGCTGACTTCGTGTGTCAGGGGGAAAGCAAGGATTTACACTCCTACTTCGAGCAGAGTGTGCAGAACCTGCTCAAAGAGTCATCAGAGAAATTCAAGGGGTGGCTGAGCACCCCGGGGCCCCTGAATACGGAGCTCTCCTGCAAAAAG GTTGGGGACGGGCACCCTCTGCGCTTGTGGAAGGTCTCCACGGAGGTCGAGGCCCCTCCTGCCACGGTGCTGCACAGGGTGCTTCGGGAGCGTCACCTCTGGGACGAGGacctgctgcagagcaaagTGGTGGAGGCCCTGGACAAGAACATGGAGGTCTACCACTACGTCACAGACAGCATGGCACCCCACCCGCGCAGGGACTGCGTGGTGCTCCg GCGCTGGCACACGGACCTGCCACGGGGAGCCTGCCTGCTCATCTCCATCTCGGTGGAGCACGACAAGCTGCCGGCGGAGGGAGGTGTCAAAGCCGTCGTGCTGACGTCCCAGTACCTCATCGAGCCCAGCGCCATGGGCCGCTCCAAAGTGACCCACATCTGCAGAGCTGACCTCAG gggCCGGTCTCCCGAGTGGTACAACAAGGTCTTTGGCCATCTCTGCGCCATGGAGCTGGCGAGGATCCGAGACTCTTTCCCATCCCTGACTCCCAACGGCCCCGAGACGAAGATCTGA